One Electrophorus electricus isolate fEleEle1 chromosome 10, fEleEle1.pri, whole genome shotgun sequence genomic region harbors:
- the ndufa3 gene encoding NADH dehydrogenase [ubiquinone] 1 alpha subcomplex subunit 3: MASIANFLKTAWNKEPVVTAACGLGVLALILPLVSPYTEYAAMINKATPYNYPVPVRDDGNMPDVPAHPCDPQGPKLDWIKNL; encoded by the exons ATGGCGTCCA TCGCAAATTTCCTGAAAACGGCGTGGAACAAGGAGCCCGTGGTGACGGCTGCATGTGGACTGGGCGTCTTGG CACTTATTTTGCCGTTGGTCAGTCCCTACACTGAGTACGCGGCCATGATAAACAAAGCGACCCCTTACAACTACCCAG TTCCTGTGCGAGATGATGGAAACATGCCTGACGTTCCAGCACACCCATGCGACCCACAGGGCCCGAAACTTGACTGGATTAAGAACCTGTGA
- the mrpl51 gene encoding 39S ribosomal protein L51, mitochondrial isoform X2: protein MAVFGGLFRTGVSLGQSSLLLCTRQFATGTCLCVRMHAIPKLKNVDRWTEKRSMFGVYDNIGILGDFKAHPKDLITGPVWLRGFRGHELQRLTRKKQMVGDRMMLQDRHNLAKRISFLYRRFNRYGKRR, encoded by the exons ATGGCTGTGTTTGGGGGTTTGTTCAGGACTGGAGTATCCCTCGGTCAGTCCTCGCTACTGTTATGCACGAGACAGTTCGCTACAG gaacatgtttgtgtgtgcgaaTGCATGCCATTCCAAAGCTGAAAAATGTGGACCGGTGGACAGAGAAGCGGAGTATGTTCGGTGTGTACGATAACATAGGGATTTTGG GTGACTTTAAAGCCCATCCCAAAGATTTGATCACTGGTCCTGTCTGGCTCCGGGGTTTCCGTGGCCATGAACTGCAGCGTCTCACCAGGAAAAAGCAAATGGTGGGTGACCGAATGATGCTGCAAGACCGGCACAATCTGGCGAAGAGAATCAGCTTCCTGTACCGCCGGTTTAACCGCTACGGCAAACGCAGATAA
- the tfpt gene encoding TCF3 fusion partner isoform X2 has protein sequence MMEDFSGLALPPLFGGHILEAELEAAAVELAPGPAVELAPGPTVELAPGPAEVMDGPGRDSAEERTEVQKRKCQALSKRCKEIEQVNERILGRLYQVQRLLRRMKKERRFLMKTLDSYGDEYRTVQFTIPLEDEGGAILDCVTGGDDDGSSPSVPHQAVGGPKKKRHRVQKEREGDSGRV, from the exons ATGATGGAGGATTTCTCTGGATTGGCTCTGCCGCCGCTCTTCGGGGGTCACATCCTGGAGGCCGAGCTGGAGGCCGCCGCGGTGGAGCTGGCTCCCGGGCCCGCGGTGGAGCTGGCTCCCGGGCCCACGGTGGAGCTGGCTCCTGGGCCCGCGGAGGTCATGGATGGCCCGGGGCGGGACAGCGCGGAGGAGCGGACGGAAGTGCAGAAGAGGAAATGCCAGGCGCTAAGCAAGAGGTGCAAGGAGATCGAGCAG GTTAATGAGCGGATACTGGGTCGCCTGTACCAGGTCCAAAGACTGTTGCGCagaatgaagaaagagagaag GTTCCTCATGAAGACTCTGGACTCATACGGAGACGAATACAGGACCGTCCAGTTCACCATCCCGTTAGAG GATGAGGGTGGAGCCATTTTAGATTGTGTAACTGGTGGAGACGATGatggctcctccccctcagtGCCCCACCAGGCAGTGGGTGGACCCAAGAAAAAGAGGCATAGAGTTCAGAAGGAAAGGGAGGGAGACTCAG GCCGagtctga
- the mrpl51 gene encoding 39S ribosomal protein L51, mitochondrial isoform X1 — protein sequence MARTRTRMAVFGGLFRTGVSLGQSSLLLCTRQFATGTCLCVRMHAIPKLKNVDRWTEKRSMFGVYDNIGILGDFKAHPKDLITGPVWLRGFRGHELQRLTRKKQMVGDRMMLQDRHNLAKRISFLYRRFNRYGKRR from the exons ATGGCACGTACAag AACAAGAATGGCTGTGTTTGGGGGTTTGTTCAGGACTGGAGTATCCCTCGGTCAGTCCTCGCTACTGTTATGCACGAGACAGTTCGCTACAG gaacatgtttgtgtgtgcgaaTGCATGCCATTCCAAAGCTGAAAAATGTGGACCGGTGGACAGAGAAGCGGAGTATGTTCGGTGTGTACGATAACATAGGGATTTTGG GTGACTTTAAAGCCCATCCCAAAGATTTGATCACTGGTCCTGTCTGGCTCCGGGGTTTCCGTGGCCATGAACTGCAGCGTCTCACCAGGAAAAAGCAAATGGTGGGTGACCGAATGATGCTGCAAGACCGGCACAATCTGGCGAAGAGAATCAGCTTCCTGTACCGCCGGTTTAACCGCTACGGCAAACGCAGATAA
- the tfpt gene encoding TCF3 fusion partner isoform X1, which produces MRREVFKMMEDFSGLALPPLFGGHILEAELEAAAVELAPGPAVELAPGPTVELAPGPAEVMDGPGRDSAEERTEVQKRKCQALSKRCKEIEQVNERILGRLYQVQRLLRRMKKERRFLMKTLDSYGDEYRTVQFTIPLEDEGGAILDCVTGGDDDGSSPSVPHQAVGGPKKKRHRVQKEREGDSGRV; this is translated from the exons ATGCGTCGAGAAGTGTTCAAA ATGATGGAGGATTTCTCTGGATTGGCTCTGCCGCCGCTCTTCGGGGGTCACATCCTGGAGGCCGAGCTGGAGGCCGCCGCGGTGGAGCTGGCTCCCGGGCCCGCGGTGGAGCTGGCTCCCGGGCCCACGGTGGAGCTGGCTCCTGGGCCCGCGGAGGTCATGGATGGCCCGGGGCGGGACAGCGCGGAGGAGCGGACGGAAGTGCAGAAGAGGAAATGCCAGGCGCTAAGCAAGAGGTGCAAGGAGATCGAGCAG GTTAATGAGCGGATACTGGGTCGCCTGTACCAGGTCCAAAGACTGTTGCGCagaatgaagaaagagagaag GTTCCTCATGAAGACTCTGGACTCATACGGAGACGAATACAGGACCGTCCAGTTCACCATCCCGTTAGAG GATGAGGGTGGAGCCATTTTAGATTGTGTAACTGGTGGAGACGATGatggctcctccccctcagtGCCCCACCAGGCAGTGGGTGGACCCAAGAAAAAGAGGCATAGAGTTCAGAAGGAAAGGGAGGGAGACTCAG GCCGagtctga